ACAGGGCGACCAGGAATCCCCGCGGGTCGGCGAGGGGCTCACGTTCAGCGACTACCGGCGGTACTCGCCGGGCGACGACACGCGGCGCATCGACTGGAAACTGTTCGCCCGGACGGAGGAGTACTTCATCAAGCAGTACGAGGAGGAGCGGAGCCTGACGGTCCACCTGCTCGTCGACACGAGCGCGTCGATGGACTACGGCGAGGCGGCGAGCCACAAGTTCGAGTACGCAGCAAAGCTCGGGCTCGGGTTCGCCTACCTCACCGCGGAGGAGAACAACGACTTCCGGTTCTGTACGTTCCGCGACCGGGTCGAGCGAATCGACACCGGGCAATCGAACCGCGGCGAGATACTCTCGCTCATCGACCAGCTGAACGAGATGTCGCCGGCGGGGACGGCCGACTTCGAGTCGGCGCTGGAAGCGTACGCCGAACGCATCCGCTCGCGCTCGCTCGTCGTCGTGTTCAGTGACTGCCTGACCGACCCGGAAGCCCTCGAATCCGGGGTGGCCGCGCTCGCGCGCAACGACGCCGACGTGTTGCTGGTCCGCGTGGTCGCACCGGGCGAACGCGACCCCGGCGTCGTCGGCGACGTACTGTTTGCCGACCCCGAGAGCGACGAGAAACGGCGGTCGTATTTCAGCGGCTCGCTGGCAGAGACCTACCAGTCGCGGCTCGACGCCCACATCGACTCGGTGTCCAACCGCGTGACTGCGCTGGGGGCGGACCACGTGCTGGTCGATACCGGCGAGGACTACTTCGACTCGTTTGCGAGCGTCTGGCTGCAGTAGGCGGCCTACTCCGCGAGGATGTGTGCCGGCAGGTCGTCGCGGATAATCGTGTCGCAGTACTCACA
Above is a window of Haloarcula sp. DT43 DNA encoding:
- a CDS encoding DUF58 domain-containing protein, translated to MTIEPDFLDELGRFTAALNRQTTSIRQGDQESPRVGEGLTFSDYRRYSPGDDTRRIDWKLFARTEEYFIKQYEEERSLTVHLLVDTSASMDYGEAASHKFEYAAKLGLGFAYLTAEENNDFRFCTFRDRVERIDTGQSNRGEILSLIDQLNEMSPAGTADFESALEAYAERIRSRSLVVVFSDCLTDPEALESGVAALARNDADVLLVRVVAPGERDPGVVGDVLFADPESDEKRRSYFSGSLAETYQSRLDAHIDSVSNRVTALGADHVLVDTGEDYFDSFASVWLQ